In a genomic window of Verrucomicrobiota bacterium:
- a CDS encoding ABC transporter substrate-binding protein → MSGFKLITAAALSAVLLFTAGCKKNEPNSPALGDNPMKVRVGYIGITCEAPIFSAVENGFFKEEGLEVELVKCEWSKYKDVLALGGFDITHHLVMYFLKPLEQGLDVKFTGGIHRGCLRVQAAVNGSVRTVQDLRGKRIGVPGMGTPPFIFANRVLHSNGIDAIREITWQVFPAGELGLALDKGEVDAVADSEPIGTLLLAQGKVRNVADQANDPPYKGEYCCAVVVNGKFLAGHPKAAAAATRALLKGAKWVEANPAAAARLSVEKKYLASNPDLNALALSHLSYVPSVSGAEAAVNSAATEMKNAGMLNPTTDVSQLAKRAFARLEGVSDEWLQTVKVEKLTAGQVSPEQALRVAAAFAPVRGPLHVASCCSAETK, encoded by the coding sequence ATGTCTGGATTCAAACTCATCACCGCGGCGGCACTCAGCGCCGTACTGCTCTTCACGGCGGGCTGTAAGAAAAACGAACCCAACTCGCCGGCCCTCGGCGACAACCCCATGAAGGTCCGGGTCGGCTACATCGGCATCACGTGCGAAGCCCCGATTTTCAGCGCCGTCGAGAACGGCTTCTTCAAGGAGGAAGGACTCGAGGTGGAATTGGTCAAATGCGAGTGGTCCAAATACAAGGACGTGCTCGCGCTCGGGGGTTTCGACATCACCCATCACCTGGTCATGTACTTCCTCAAGCCGCTCGAGCAGGGGCTCGACGTGAAGTTTACCGGCGGCATCCATCGGGGTTGCCTCCGGGTTCAGGCCGCCGTCAACGGCAGCGTCCGAACGGTCCAGGACCTTCGCGGGAAGCGCATCGGCGTGCCGGGGATGGGCACGCCGCCCTTCATCTTTGCTAATCGCGTTCTGCATTCCAATGGCATTGACGCCATCCGCGAGATTACCTGGCAGGTATTCCCGGCCGGAGAGCTTGGCTTGGCGCTGGACAAAGGCGAGGTGGATGCAGTGGCGGATTCCGAGCCGATCGGCACCCTGCTGCTGGCCCAGGGTAAAGTGCGCAATGTCGCCGACCAAGCCAACGATCCGCCCTACAAAGGCGAATACTGCTGTGCGGTGGTGGTCAACGGCAAATTCCTCGCCGGCCATCCGAAGGCCGCGGCGGCCGCGACCCGGGCATTGCTCAAAGGCGCCAAGTGGGTCGAGGCCAATCCGGCAGCCGCGGCGAGACTCTCCGTCGAGAAAAAATATCTCGCCTCAAACCCGGATCTGAATGCCCTGGCGCTGTCGCACCTGTCCTATGTGCCGAGCGTTTCCGGAGCGGAGGCCGCGGTAAACTCGGCGGCCACAGAAATGAAGAATGCAGGAATGCTCAACCCGACTACGGACGTTTCCCAACTTGCGAAGCGCGCCTTTGCTCGCCTGGAAGGGGTGTCCGATGAGTGGCTTCAGACGGTGAAGGTGGAAAAACTGACGGCGGGCCAGGTGTCTCCGGAGCAAGCCCTCCGGGTGGCCGCGGCGTTCGCACCGGTCCGGGGCCCCCTCCACGTCGCATCCTGCTGTTCCGCGGAAACCAAATGA
- a CDS encoding UPF0149 family protein: protein MPRPPSHPLSEADCERLDQMLARVHNEHAMRNLEEIDGFFAALICGPYPVPFSDFMPEIWGAEPSDEVPCEVPFAGREEVQDFLSLLLQHWNSMVPMFNDGEVFLPFLVEDENGVAHGNDWARGFMRGMGFNEESWQALFDDKEQGALLIPIFILAYENHPEPALRPYREPIDAKRREDLLVHLAACVTRIHRYFASDRGLDVGFVAGKTQPAERKTGRNEPCPCGSGRKHKHCCGKSAPH, encoded by the coding sequence ATGCCTCGTCCGCCAAGTCACCCCTTGAGTGAGGCCGATTGTGAGCGCCTCGACCAGATGCTCGCGCGGGTGCATAACGAGCACGCGATGCGGAATCTGGAGGAAATTGACGGGTTCTTTGCCGCCTTGATCTGCGGACCGTATCCCGTCCCGTTCAGCGACTTCATGCCCGAAATCTGGGGTGCAGAACCGAGCGACGAGGTCCCCTGCGAGGTACCCTTTGCGGGCCGGGAGGAAGTTCAGGATTTCCTGAGCCTGCTCTTGCAGCATTGGAACAGCATGGTCCCCATGTTCAATGACGGGGAGGTGTTTCTGCCTTTCCTGGTCGAGGATGAGAATGGGGTCGCTCACGGTAATGATTGGGCGCGGGGGTTCATGCGGGGCATGGGTTTCAACGAGGAAAGCTGGCAAGCCCTGTTCGACGATAAAGAGCAGGGCGCCTTACTGATCCCCATCTTCATCCTGGCTTACGAAAATCATCCCGAACCGGCACTGCGCCCCTACCGGGAGCCGATCGATGCCAAACGCCGGGAAGACCTGCTGGTGCACCTCGCCGCCTGCGTGACCCGGATTCATCGCTACTTTGCCTCCGATCGAGGGCTGGACGTGGGTTTTGTCGCCGGGAAGACACAACCGGCCGAGCGAAAGACCGGGCGCAATGAACCTTGTCCTTGCGGTTCAGGCAGGAAACACAAGCACTGCTGCGGGAAAAGCGCCCCTCACTGA
- the ispG gene encoding (E)-4-hydroxy-3-methylbut-2-enyl-diphosphate synthase, which translates to MSNLSYCPDPYVYRRRLTREVKVGKAGVGGFCPIRVQSMITCDTMDTAAAIRQTLDLVNAGCEIVRITAPTVKDARNLQLIKAGLLERGCDVPLVADIHFKPEAALEAARWVDKVRINPGNYADSKKFAVKEYSDEQYAAELERIRERFTPLVKLCRERGISMRIGTNHGSLSDRIMNRYGDTPLGMVESALEFARIARDLGFHDLIFSMKASNPKVMISAYRLLAARLYEAGPDWNYPLHLGVTEAGDGEDGRIKSAIGIGSLLADGLGDTIRVSLTEDSVHEIPVAQALVAKYNRNPQAQRTDADAVKAPPAPLPYDPFTYARRASQTVETAGGVPAGGRETIRVAVRRKTFDQIAHKLDRMGDFQPEIVVERNEIVAIDPREAAEVEAVNRRSDTVFVTVRDGLDLSMITAFRLLALEVNARHPILLKDTLQPPTDPHRPFVTTLLEAATNLGSLICDGIGDAVLIQGEEAPGQSLRLAYNILQAAGSRVFKTDYVACPSCGRTLFNLQTTTARIKAATNHLKGVKIAIMGCIVNGPGEMADADFGYVGGAPGKVNLYVGKQAVKFNIPEGEAVGRLVDLIREHGRWVDAPAELVTSNE; encoded by the coding sequence ATGAGCAACCTTTCCTACTGTCCGGACCCGTACGTCTACCGGCGCCGCCTTACCCGCGAGGTAAAGGTGGGCAAGGCCGGCGTGGGGGGTTTTTGTCCGATTCGGGTCCAATCGATGATCACGTGCGACACGATGGATACCGCGGCGGCGATCCGGCAAACCTTGGACCTGGTAAATGCCGGCTGCGAGATCGTCCGGATCACCGCCCCAACGGTGAAGGATGCCAGGAACCTGCAGTTAATCAAAGCAGGGTTGTTGGAACGCGGCTGCGACGTCCCTTTGGTGGCCGACATCCATTTTAAGCCGGAGGCCGCATTGGAGGCGGCCCGATGGGTGGACAAAGTGCGGATCAATCCCGGCAATTACGCCGATTCCAAAAAATTCGCCGTCAAAGAGTATTCCGACGAACAGTACGCGGCGGAGCTCGAACGAATCCGGGAGCGCTTTACCCCCCTGGTGAAACTCTGCCGGGAACGGGGCATCAGCATGCGCATCGGGACCAACCACGGCTCCCTCAGCGACCGCATCATGAACCGGTACGGCGATACGCCGCTCGGCATGGTCGAGAGCGCACTCGAGTTCGCCCGCATCGCGCGTGACCTCGGCTTCCACGATCTTATTTTCTCAATGAAAGCCAGCAACCCGAAGGTGATGATTTCCGCTTACCGGTTGCTGGCGGCGCGCCTGTATGAAGCGGGTCCGGATTGGAATTATCCCCTGCACCTCGGAGTGACGGAGGCCGGCGACGGCGAAGACGGCCGGATCAAGAGCGCCATCGGCATCGGTTCTTTGCTTGCTGATGGTCTGGGTGACACGATCCGGGTTTCGTTGACCGAAGACAGCGTACATGAGATCCCGGTCGCGCAGGCCCTCGTCGCCAAATACAATCGGAACCCTCAGGCGCAGCGGACGGACGCGGACGCCGTCAAGGCTCCGCCGGCTCCCCTGCCCTACGACCCGTTCACGTATGCACGCCGGGCGAGTCAGACCGTTGAAACGGCCGGCGGAGTTCCGGCCGGCGGCCGCGAAACGATCCGGGTCGCCGTGCGCCGGAAGACGTTCGATCAGATCGCTCACAAGCTCGACCGAATGGGCGATTTTCAGCCGGAGATCGTGGTCGAACGTAATGAAATTGTTGCCATCGATCCGCGCGAGGCGGCCGAAGTGGAGGCGGTTAACCGCCGGTCTGACACCGTGTTCGTGACGGTGCGCGATGGCCTGGACCTTTCGATGATCACCGCGTTCCGCCTGCTTGCCCTGGAGGTAAACGCGCGCCATCCGATCCTGTTGAAGGATACTTTACAACCTCCAACCGACCCTCACCGGCCTTTCGTCACCACCTTGCTGGAGGCGGCCACCAACCTGGGATCACTCATTTGTGACGGCATCGGCGACGCCGTGCTGATCCAGGGAGAAGAGGCGCCCGGCCAATCGCTGCGTCTGGCCTACAACATTCTCCAGGCAGCCGGTTCCCGTGTCTTCAAGACCGATTACGTGGCTTGCCCCTCCTGCGGGCGGACCCTATTCAACCTTCAAACGACGACTGCCCGGATCAAGGCGGCCACGAACCACCTGAAGGGCGTAAAAATCGCCATCATGGGCTGCATCGTTAACGGCCCAGGCGAAATGGCCGACGCCGATTTTGGCTACGTCGGAGGTGCCCCCGGCAAGGTGAACCTGTACGTCGGCAAACAAGCCGTGAAGTTCAACATCCCCGAGGGTGAAGCCGTCGGCCGCCTGGTTGACCTGATTCGTGAGCACGGGCGTTGGGTCGACGCCCCGGCGGAACTCGTCACGAGTAACGAGTAA
- the rseP gene encoding RIP metalloprotease RseP, producing the protein MVENIFRVALILLEVILIFNLLIIVHELGHFLAARWRGLHVEKFGIWFGRPLIKGTFRGVEFSLGWIPAGGFVLLPQMAPMDAVEGKSGTARADLPPISPLDKIIVAFAGPLFSFLLALAFATVVWVVGRPTAEAEATTVVGYVAPDQPAAKAGFKSGDKILEVDGHPVTRFSGMVNSVTWYIVRSEGETIPFKIERDGKILTLESGYTRPETKGWERKSLRQVGLQPAITPVVAKVTEGSAAARAGLEPNDEVTEVDGVRLYYPQQIFEWAQKNPGKPLDLSVIRAGRTLHLSMEPSRPVIASVIKNSPADVAGIKPGDRVLGLNDRPIYDPSEVVRFIEENPNRSFSLVVVSGQEAPRTVRLLPAAPDGRTKPIIGVEFSAESTGGVAWDAGGRMTVAHISPIEQISAAVQTLSNTIGALMSPQSDIKLQHMSGPVMIMRTYYLLFQSDVGWQLALWFSVVFNINLAIINLLPIPVLDGGHILLSLVEAVRRRPINLRVLETLQGACAILLIGFMLYISFYDVQDLPWNSNQKPKFSAPAKPAPAHD; encoded by the coding sequence ATGGTAGAAAATATTTTTCGTGTGGCCTTGATCCTTCTTGAGGTCATCCTGATTTTCAACCTTCTGATCATCGTCCACGAACTCGGACATTTCCTGGCGGCGCGCTGGCGCGGACTCCACGTCGAGAAATTCGGGATCTGGTTCGGACGTCCGCTCATCAAAGGTACTTTCCGCGGCGTAGAATTCAGTCTGGGATGGATTCCGGCCGGCGGGTTTGTGCTGCTGCCGCAAATGGCGCCGATGGATGCCGTTGAAGGCAAGTCAGGCACGGCCCGCGCCGACCTGCCCCCGATCTCGCCTCTTGATAAGATCATCGTGGCGTTCGCCGGTCCGCTCTTCAGTTTCCTGCTCGCGCTTGCTTTTGCGACGGTGGTGTGGGTCGTCGGTCGCCCGACGGCTGAAGCCGAGGCCACGACGGTCGTGGGTTACGTCGCTCCCGATCAGCCTGCCGCCAAGGCCGGGTTCAAATCGGGCGATAAGATCCTGGAAGTGGACGGTCACCCCGTTACCCGGTTCTCCGGGATGGTGAACAGCGTTACGTGGTACATCGTCCGCAGCGAGGGTGAAACGATCCCCTTCAAGATTGAGCGTGACGGCAAGATTCTGACCTTGGAATCGGGCTACACCAGGCCGGAGACAAAAGGGTGGGAACGAAAATCGTTGCGGCAGGTCGGGTTACAACCGGCCATCACGCCCGTTGTGGCCAAGGTGACCGAAGGTTCCGCGGCCGCCCGGGCCGGTTTGGAGCCGAACGATGAGGTGACGGAAGTTGACGGTGTCCGGCTTTATTACCCGCAGCAGATTTTTGAATGGGCTCAGAAAAACCCGGGCAAACCGCTGGATCTCAGCGTAATCAGGGCCGGTCGAACCTTGCACCTTTCGATGGAGCCGAGCCGGCCTGTCATCGCTTCGGTAATCAAGAACAGCCCGGCGGACGTGGCGGGAATCAAGCCCGGTGACCGCGTGCTCGGCCTTAACGACCGCCCGATTTATGATCCCTCCGAGGTGGTCCGTTTCATCGAGGAAAACCCGAACCGCTCCTTTTCTCTCGTGGTCGTCAGCGGCCAGGAAGCGCCGCGCACGGTCCGGTTGCTGCCGGCCGCTCCGGACGGGCGCACCAAACCGATCATCGGCGTTGAGTTCAGCGCCGAATCGACGGGCGGCGTCGCCTGGGATGCCGGCGGTCGCATGACCGTGGCCCACATCTCGCCCATCGAGCAGATCTCGGCGGCGGTTCAGACGCTGAGCAACACCATCGGCGCCCTCATGTCGCCTCAGTCCGACATCAAACTCCAGCACATGAGCGGTCCGGTGATGATCATGCGGACTTATTACCTGCTCTTTCAGAGCGACGTCGGCTGGCAGCTGGCGCTCTGGTTCAGCGTCGTGTTCAACATCAACCTGGCCATCATCAACCTCCTCCCGATCCCGGTGCTCGACGGCGGCCATATCCTGCTTTCACTCGTCGAAGCCGTTCGGCGGCGGCCGATCAACCTGCGGGTGCTGGAAACGCTGCAGGGCGCCTGCGCCATCCTGCTGATCGGCTTCATGCTTTACATCTCGTTCTATGATGTCCAGGACCTGCCCTGGAATAGTAACCAGAAGCCGAAATTCAGCGCGCCCGCCAAACCGGCGCCGGCTCACGATTAA
- a CDS encoding 1-deoxy-D-xylulose-5-phosphate reductoisomerase: MRKRRVILLGATGSIGTSAVKVADSIPDRMEIVGLAAHRNVTRLAEQANRLRPPAVCAVDGEAARQLKALLAYSPEIHTGEHGLVELATRPEADLVLVAIVGTAGLRPALAALRAGKDLAVASKEILVMAGAIVMEEAARLGRVVLPVDSEHNAIFQCLENRPSEQIQNIILTASGGPFRCWPAEDLARVTPADALKHPTWSMGPKITVDSATLFNKGLEMIEARWLFNVPMERVQVVVHPQSIVHSLVEFADNSVLAQLSHSDMCFPIQYAVTWPDRVPNNLKPLRLSELRRLEFEEPRYDVFPALNLARTAGEQGGTLPAVLNAANEVAVETFLQGRIPFPAIWRLVAETMEQAPQLASPTLDDILEADAQARRHAQNLLTYL; the protein is encoded by the coding sequence ATGAGAAAGCGCCGAGTCATCCTCCTGGGAGCCACCGGCTCAATCGGAACCAGCGCGGTCAAAGTGGCCGACAGTATCCCGGACCGGATGGAGATCGTGGGACTGGCTGCCCACCGTAATGTGACCAGGCTGGCCGAGCAGGCCAACCGGCTGCGGCCCCCGGCAGTGTGCGCCGTGGATGGCGAAGCCGCCAGGCAACTGAAAGCGCTCCTGGCGTACTCTCCCGAGATTCACACCGGCGAACACGGCCTGGTCGAACTGGCAACCCGCCCGGAAGCAGACCTGGTCCTGGTGGCCATCGTGGGAACCGCCGGCCTGCGTCCCGCCCTGGCGGCGCTGCGCGCGGGCAAGGACCTTGCGGTGGCCAGCAAGGAAATCCTGGTCATGGCCGGCGCCATCGTTATGGAAGAAGCCGCCCGGCTCGGCCGCGTCGTCCTGCCGGTCGACAGCGAGCACAACGCAATTTTCCAGTGCCTGGAAAACCGGCCGAGCGAGCAGATTCAAAACATCATCCTGACTGCCTCAGGCGGCCCTTTCCGGTGCTGGCCGGCCGAAGACCTTGCCCGGGTCACTCCCGCCGACGCCCTGAAGCACCCCACCTGGTCGATGGGGCCGAAGATCACCGTCGATTCAGCCACGCTGTTCAATAAAGGGCTCGAAATGATTGAGGCGCGCTGGCTCTTCAATGTGCCCATGGAGCGGGTCCAGGTCGTGGTGCACCCCCAAAGTATCGTTCATTCCCTCGTGGAATTTGCCGATAACTCGGTTTTGGCCCAATTGAGCCATTCCGACATGTGCTTTCCCATCCAATACGCGGTTACGTGGCCGGATCGTGTACCCAACAACCTGAAACCGCTACGGCTTTCAGAGTTGCGCCGCCTGGAATTCGAAGAGCCCCGCTACGACGTCTTCCCGGCCTTGAACCTGGCCCGGACGGCCGGTGAACAGGGCGGCACCCTGCCGGCCGTACTCAACGCCGCCAACGAAGTGGCGGTGGAAACCTTTTTACAAGGCCGGATTCCTTTTCCCGCCATCTGGCGGCTGGTTGCCGAAACCATGGAACAGGCGCCCCAGTTGGCGTCGCCAACCTTGGATGATATACTTGAGGCCGATGCCCAGGCACGCCGGCACGCACAAAACTTGCTCACCTATCTCTAA
- a CDS encoding phosphatidate cytidylyltransferase: MSRFLPRLASAMAMWVIALFVIFSGNEIVFILLIGTLGFAGLWEYFSMIRQAGLCCFKRFGLLCGAASFIGSFLFFHARGTEAAYDFEIATLLVFVIGVFARQIFRPVIGRAPLEAMAYTLFGLLYVAWLFNFLTKIVYVVPRGPDGVPRGQFYVLYLVVVTKFSDMGAYLVGSRIGRHPMVPHISPAKTWEGFVGSFVFSILGSYMLIWLLPAKLSYLNLLHGTILGFLIGITAVVGDLSESMIKRSTGVKDSGSLLPGIGGMLDLIDSLLFTAPLMFFYLKLLVT, translated from the coding sequence ATGAGCCGTTTCCTCCCTAGATTGGCGAGCGCGATGGCGATGTGGGTAATCGCGCTGTTTGTGATCTTCTCGGGAAACGAGATCGTTTTCATCCTTCTCATCGGCACGCTCGGGTTTGCCGGTTTGTGGGAATATTTTTCCATGATCCGCCAGGCCGGCCTCTGCTGCTTCAAACGGTTCGGTCTGCTTTGCGGCGCGGCATCTTTCATCGGCAGTTTCCTGTTTTTCCACGCCCGAGGAACGGAGGCCGCCTACGATTTCGAAATTGCCACGCTCCTGGTGTTCGTGATCGGCGTGTTCGCCCGGCAGATATTCCGTCCGGTGATCGGCCGCGCGCCGCTCGAAGCCATGGCTTACACGCTTTTCGGCTTGCTCTACGTGGCTTGGCTTTTCAATTTCCTGACCAAAATCGTCTACGTCGTGCCGCGCGGTCCCGACGGCGTGCCGCGCGGCCAGTTCTACGTTTTGTACCTCGTCGTGGTCACGAAATTCAGCGACATGGGCGCTTACCTCGTGGGCAGCCGGATCGGCCGGCACCCGATGGTGCCGCACATCAGTCCGGCCAAAACCTGGGAGGGTTTCGTCGGCTCGTTTGTGTTCTCGATCCTCGGCAGTTACATGCTCATTTGGCTGCTGCCGGCAAAGCTCAGCTATCTGAACTTGCTGCACGGCACCATTCTAGGTTTCCTTATCGGAATCACCGCGGTCGTGGGTGATCTCAGCGAATCGATGATCAAGCGGAGTACCGGCGTCAAAGATTCCGGCAGCCTGCTGCCGGGGATCGGCGGAATGCTTGACCTGATTGACAGCCTGCTCTTTACAGCACCATTGATGTTTTTTTATCTCAAGCTCCTTGTCACATGA
- a CDS encoding dynamin family protein — MIGERYLEQRSALTAVLGSLIALAQRTDAPPEITQHLRDLLSSLTEPLTLVVVGEVKAGKSSLLNALFGQEFCKADVLPATDKVYVFKYGEPARDIPVSEHLTERYLPVRFLRDFQVVDTPGTNTIVAHHQAITENFIPVADLILFVFSITNPWAASAWDMLRLIGQQWRKNLVFILQQADLREPGEVAAIIRYLEQTTLQILGSSRPVFAVSAKKALEAKLAGRPLDEDPRWTESRFGALESWITQTVQESEARGGKIRSIVQTAQVLLDSLRKRLQASLEMLRSDQEKLARIRGGLEARKGQTLRQLGGFVREIEIAYDECRGRGETLLEERLSVGHTLKMLIGAGGTEKEFQDEVQREVKTKVQDQIEHAVALLESDLRSIWQDLQERVRTQFEADPNLARRTVMPGFLSQRQNLLQRLELTLLEQTSDAKIKQQLQSLFGETTRWLRIPTGVAAAGGVFTIIAALTHTAILDVTGTLAGVAALTGTLYAVMRRRKTLREYRRQMDEKRVQLTAAVEQQLRQAVDFYYQEVSQIFAPLESFCTAEAQRHLPIRQQLDEIERQLLALRPTEGK, encoded by the coding sequence ATGATTGGCGAGCGATACCTGGAACAGCGATCCGCACTGACGGCGGTGCTTGGTTCGTTGATCGCGCTTGCCCAACGGACGGATGCGCCTCCCGAGATCACGCAGCACCTGCGTGATCTCCTCTCCAGCCTCACCGAACCCCTCACCCTGGTCGTGGTCGGCGAGGTCAAAGCCGGCAAATCGTCTTTGCTCAACGCCTTATTCGGCCAGGAGTTCTGCAAGGCTGACGTCCTTCCCGCCACCGACAAGGTCTACGTGTTCAAATACGGGGAACCCGCGCGGGATATACCGGTCTCAGAGCACCTGACCGAACGTTATCTGCCGGTCAGGTTTCTGCGGGATTTTCAGGTCGTCGACACCCCGGGCACCAATACCATCGTGGCTCACCACCAGGCCATCACCGAAAACTTCATCCCGGTAGCCGACCTGATCCTGTTTGTCTTCTCGATCACCAACCCCTGGGCTGCCTCCGCGTGGGACATGTTGCGGTTGATCGGCCAGCAATGGCGCAAAAACCTGGTCTTCATCCTGCAACAGGCCGATCTGCGGGAGCCGGGCGAGGTGGCCGCCATCATTCGTTACCTCGAGCAGACAACCCTGCAGATCCTGGGGTCGAGCCGGCCCGTTTTCGCGGTGTCAGCCAAAAAAGCGCTAGAAGCCAAGCTGGCCGGCCGGCCGCTCGACGAGGATCCCCGGTGGACGGAGAGCCGGTTCGGTGCCCTGGAATCCTGGATCACGCAAACGGTGCAGGAAAGCGAAGCGCGCGGCGGGAAGATCCGATCCATCGTGCAAACCGCGCAGGTGCTGCTCGACTCGCTCCGGAAGCGGCTCCAGGCATCCCTGGAGATGTTGCGCTCGGACCAGGAGAAACTTGCGCGGATTCGAGGCGGCCTGGAGGCGCGCAAGGGGCAAACGCTGCGGCAACTTGGCGGATTTGTTCGAGAGATCGAGATCGCCTACGACGAATGCCGCGGACGGGGCGAAACGCTGCTCGAAGAGCGGTTGAGCGTGGGACATACCTTGAAGATGTTGATCGGGGCCGGCGGCACCGAGAAAGAATTCCAGGACGAGGTCCAAAGAGAAGTCAAAACCAAGGTCCAGGACCAGATCGAACACGCCGTAGCGTTGCTTGAGTCGGACCTGCGCTCCATCTGGCAGGACCTGCAGGAACGGGTCCGCACCCAGTTTGAAGCCGACCCGAACCTGGCGAGGCGAACCGTCATGCCCGGTTTTCTGTCCCAGCGGCAGAACCTGTTGCAACGGCTCGAACTGACGCTCCTGGAACAAACCTCAGACGCAAAGATCAAACAACAACTGCAAAGCCTGTTCGGGGAGACCACCCGTTGGCTGCGCATCCCGACCGGCGTGGCCGCTGCAGGCGGGGTCTTTACGATTATCGCCGCCCTGACTCATACCGCGATTCTCGACGTTACCGGTACCCTGGCCGGGGTAGCCGCCCTCACCGGAACTTTGTACGCGGTCATGCGCCGTCGCAAAACCCTGCGCGAATACCGGCGCCAGATGGACGAAAAACGGGTGCAGCTGACCGCGGCCGTCGAACAACAACTCCGCCAGGCCGTCGATTTTTATTATCAGGAAGTTAGCCAGATCTTTGCTCCACTCGAGAGCTTCTGCACCGCTGAAGCACAACGGCATCTACCCATCCGGCAGCAACTGGATGAAATCGAAAGGCAATTGTTGGCGCTTCGCCCCACTGAGGGTAAATGA
- a CDS encoding polysaccharide deacetylase family protein: protein MLIRSVLALSLLLPWVASAQETPVAHPAAKPATYSSCHVDGQYIAMTFDDGPSAENTPRLLDMLKERGIKATFFLIGQNAAEHPEIVKRILAEGHEIGNHSWTHPQLSKLSDDRVTDEIVKTQNAIQEAGGYTPTLLRPPYGAVTQRQREWIESHFGLNVILWSVDPFDWKRPGASVIEQRILSGAEPGAIVLSHDIHKQTVDAMPATLDALIKKGYKFVTVSQLIAMNHPKPASSPAKVAAMAATSAPLTAPATGQTDPATAKPSSAQTPSPAPERPGEPGQDH, encoded by the coding sequence ATGCTTATCCGATCTGTTCTCGCCTTGTCCCTACTCCTTCCCTGGGTGGCATCCGCCCAGGAAACTCCCGTCGCGCATCCGGCGGCCAAGCCGGCCACCTACAGCTCCTGCCACGTCGACGGCCAGTACATCGCCATGACGTTTGATGACGGGCCGAGCGCTGAAAATACCCCGCGGCTCCTCGACATGTTGAAGGAACGGGGCATCAAGGCGACCTTTTTCCTCATCGGCCAAAACGCCGCCGAACACCCCGAAATTGTGAAGCGAATCCTCGCGGAAGGTCACGAGATCGGCAACCATTCCTGGACGCACCCGCAGCTCTCAAAGCTGAGCGACGACCGGGTGACCGACGAGATCGTCAAGACGCAGAATGCAATTCAGGAAGCCGGCGGCTACACTCCCACGCTGCTGCGGCCACCTTACGGGGCGGTCACCCAGCGCCAGCGGGAATGGATCGAGAGCCATTTCGGGTTAAACGTGATCCTCTGGTCGGTTGACCCGTTCGATTGGAAACGGCCGGGTGCATCGGTCATCGAACAACGCATCCTGAGCGGCGCGGAACCGGGCGCGATCGTGCTGTCGCACGACATTCATAAGCAAACGGTCGACGCCATGCCCGCCACGCTGGATGCTCTGATCAAAAAGGGCTATAAATTTGTGACCGTAAGCCAGCTCATCGCCATGAACCACCCGAAGCCGGCCTCCTCGCCGGCAAAGGTAGCGGCGATGGCCGCAACCTCAGCGCCCCTCACCGCTCCGGCGACCGGCCAGACCGATCCGGCCACGGCCAAGCCCTCATCGGCTCAGACGCCTTCCCCCGCCCCCGAGAGGCCGGGCGAACCGGGCCAGGACCATTAA
- the mtnP gene encoding S-methyl-5'-thioadenosine phosphorylase, which yields MADNAIGIIGGSGLYQMTGLEGTESVTVQTPFGPPSDELTAGTFHGRRVYFLPRHGRGHRILPTELNHRANVFALRSLGVRWIISIGAVGSLQENHRPRHIVLPDQFFDRTSRRSDHTFFGDGIVAHIAFADPVSTGLRTIIAEEAAALGYTVHNGGTYVNMDGPAFSTRAESEFHRRMGFAVIGMTNVAEAKLAREAEIALASMSFVTDFDCWKVDDEPVTAQTVIDHLQANAEAARRILPKVIARIPEEPAWPEHRALDTALITPRKLWPDAAVKKLEVILNRFI from the coding sequence ATGGCAGACAACGCAATCGGCATCATCGGCGGCAGTGGGCTTTACCAGATGACGGGCCTTGAAGGCACCGAATCCGTGACCGTCCAGACCCCTTTCGGCCCTCCGTCGGACGAATTGACGGCGGGTACGTTCCACGGGCGGCGGGTCTATTTCCTTCCCCGGCACGGCCGCGGCCACCGGATCCTGCCCACCGAACTCAACCATCGGGCCAACGTCTTCGCCCTGCGTTCTCTCGGGGTCCGCTGGATCATCAGCATCGGGGCGGTCGGCAGCCTGCAGGAGAATCATCGTCCCAGGCACATCGTTCTGCCCGACCAGTTTTTTGACCGGACCAGCCGGCGTTCGGACCATACCTTTTTCGGCGACGGCATCGTCGCCCACATCGCCTTTGCTGATCCGGTCAGCACCGGTCTTCGGACCATCATCGCCGAGGAAGCGGCCGCCCTGGGGTACACCGTGCATAACGGCGGGACGTACGTCAACATGGACGGCCCGGCGTTCTCAACCCGGGCAGAGTCCGAATTTCACCGTCGCATGGGATTCGCCGTGATCGGGATGACCAACGTCGCAGAGGCCAAACTGGCGCGCGAAGCGGAAATCGCGCTTGCCTCGATGAGTTTCGTCACCGATTTCGATTGTTGGAAAGTCGACGATGAACCGGTCACGGCGCAGACGGTGATCGATCACCTGCAGGCCAACGCGGAAGCGGCTCGCCGGATTCTGCCCAAGGTAATCGCCAGAATTCCCGAGGAACCGGCCTGGCCGGAACACCGGGCCTTGGATACGGCATTAATCACCCCGCGGAAACTTTGGCCTGACGCCGCGGTTAAAAAATTAGAGGTTATCCTGAATCGATTTATCTAA